Part of the Thermococcus barossii genome is shown below.
CGTAAGGCTCGACAAGAACGAGAGCCCCTACGACCTTCCCAACTGGGTGAAGGAGGAAATCTTTGAGGAGCTGAGAGAGCTTTCCTTCAACCGCTACCCGCACATAACCTCGATGCCTGCCAGGGAGGCCATAGCGGACTTTTACGGCCTCTCCCCGGAGAACGTTGCGGTCGGAAACGGGGGGGACGAGCTGATAAGCTATCTCGTCAGGCTCTTCGAGGGAGGCTATGTAGTCACGACACCGCCGACCTTCAGCATGTACTACTTCTACGCAAAGCTGAACGGAATTCCCGTCCTTGAGGTGCCCCTGAGGGAGGACTTCACAATAGACGGCGACGCCATAGCGGAAAAGGCCGGAAATGCGAGCGTTGTCTTCATAGCCTCGCCCAACAACCCCACAGGCAACCTCCAGCCGGAGGAGGAGATAGTGAAAGTCCTCGACACGGGGACGGCGATGGTTCTCGATGAGGCCTACGCGGAGTTCGCCGGAAAAACCCTCTGGAGGCTCATCGAGGAGTACCCCAACCTGATTGTGCTGAGAACCTTCTCCAAGGCCTTCAGCCTGGCCGGGGTGAGGGCGGGCTATCTTCTGGCGAACGGGGAAATCGTTGATGCCCTCTACCGGGTGAAGTCGCCCTTCAGCGTCGGGATAATGACCACGGCGGCGGTGAAGGTCGTGCTCAGACACTACGACCTCGTTGAGAGGCGCGTGGCGAAGATAATCGAGGAGAGGGAGCGGATAAGGAGGGTCTTCCGGGAGTTCACGTATCCAAGCGACGCGAACTTCCTCCTGATGAGGCTGAACGCCTACGAGTTCCTTCTGGGGAAGGGCATAGCCGTCAGAAAGCTCGCGGGGAGGCTCGACGGCCACATACGGGTTACCGTCGGAAGGAAATGGGAGAACCGGAAGCTGATCGAAGCCCTCAGGGAGTTTCTGGAGGTGAGGGAATGTGGGTAGTTTTCGACGTTGACGGCGTGCTGATAGACGTGAGGGAAAGCTACGATGTCGCGACCAGGCTCACGGCGGAGTACTTCCTCAGGCTGTTCGGGGTCGAGAGGGAGATAAAACCCGAGTGGGTCCGGGAGCTCAGGAGGAAGGGCTCCTTCGGCGACGATTTCAAGGTCAGCGAGGCTCTGATACTCTTCGCCCTTTCAGGAAGGGCCGAAGAGCTCATCGAGGATTTCCCTGAGGGGGGAACGATAGAATGGGTTCGAGAGAGATTCGGGTTCCAGGTCTTTGGAGGGAGCATCGAGCGGGTCTTTAACACCTTCTACCTGGGGAGGGAGTATCCGGGGAGGCTCTTTGACTTTCCGGGGCTGTGGAAAAGGGAGAGGCCGATTGTGAGGAGAAACCTCCTGGAGGAAGCGTCGGCCCGCTTCAAACTCGGGATCGTCACCGGAAGGAGTGCCCTTGAGATGAAGCTGGCGGAGCGGATAATCGGCTTCAGCTTTGAGAACGCGGTCACAAGGGAGAGCTATCTCAAACCGGACCCCCGGGCACTGTGGGAGCTCGTGAAGGGCGAAAGGGGAGTTTACGTGGGGGATACAATCAACGACGGCCTTTTCATCGAGAACTACCGGAGGAGATACGGAAGAGAGTTCGGCTTCGTAATGGTGGGGCGGGAGGTGAGGGACGTGAACCAGTTCCTGGAGGAACTGCTGGAGGGGGAACAAACTTAAAAACTCCTCCGAAAAGCTCCAACCATGCTCTACCTTGAGATACTCGGAAATCTGCCCGACATGGCAAAGGACGAGGTAAAGGCCATGCTGGAGCTGGCCGGCGGAGAGATAGTTAATCAGGATTATCTTTTCCTCAAGATAAACGCCGATGAGAGGGCTTTTCCCTACCTTGACCGCCTTGGCCTTGCCCATGAATACGGCATGCTTATAGTGGAGGCCGACTCGGTGGAGGAGCTCCTTGATAAGGCCAGGGAGGTCGAGTGGCCGATAAAAGGGACCTTCAAGGTGGACACCGAGACCATGGCCAACTGCCGGCACAACGTTTTAGACCTCCCCAGAAAGCTCGGCGCCGTCATACACGCCCAGGGGTTTAAAGTGAACCTCTCAAAGCCCGACACCCTTGTCCGCGTCTACTGCGGCGAGAGGCTCTACGCGGGAATAAGGCTCAGGTTTTTCGACCCCAAGGATTTTGAAAAGAGGAAGGCCCACCACAGGCCCTTCTTCAGGCCGATCTCGCTCCACCCGAGGGTTTCCAGGGCGCTGGTGAACCTCACTAAGGCGAGGAGGGAACTCCTCGACCCCATGATGGGCGCCGGTGGGATACTGATGGAGGCCGGCCTTCTCGGCCTGAGGGTCTACGGGGTCGATATAAGGCCGGAGATGGTGGAAGGCGCGGAGATGAACCTGCGGCACTACGGGATAAGGGACTACATCCTGAAGCTCGGGGATGCAACGAGGCTGGGGGAGCTGTTCGATAAGAAGTTTGAAGCCGTCGCCACAGACCCGCCATATGGAACGTCGGCGACCCTCGCGGGCAGGAAGAGGGACGAGCTGTACAGAAGGGTTTTGGAGAGCATCTACGAGGTCCTTGAAGACGGCGGAAGGCTGGCGATAGCGTTTCCAACGAGCTTCGACGGAAAGGCCGAGGCCGAGAGG
Proteins encoded:
- the hisC gene encoding histidinol-phosphate transaminase, whose translation is MRVRELVKSFEPYRVEEGDYPVRLDKNESPYDLPNWVKEEIFEELRELSFNRYPHITSMPAREAIADFYGLSPENVAVGNGGDELISYLVRLFEGGYVVTTPPTFSMYYFYAKLNGIPVLEVPLREDFTIDGDAIAEKAGNASVVFIASPNNPTGNLQPEEEIVKVLDTGTAMVLDEAYAEFAGKTLWRLIEEYPNLIVLRTFSKAFSLAGVRAGYLLANGEIVDALYRVKSPFSVGIMTTAAVKVVLRHYDLVERRVAKIIEERERIRRVFREFTYPSDANFLLMRLNAYEFLLGKGIAVRKLAGRLDGHIRVTVGRKWENRKLIEALREFLEVRECG
- a CDS encoding HAD family hydrolase, whose amino-acid sequence is MWVVFDVDGVLIDVRESYDVATRLTAEYFLRLFGVEREIKPEWVRELRRKGSFGDDFKVSEALILFALSGRAEELIEDFPEGGTIEWVRERFGFQVFGGSIERVFNTFYLGREYPGRLFDFPGLWKRERPIVRRNLLEEASARFKLGIVTGRSALEMKLAERIIGFSFENAVTRESYLKPDPRALWELVKGERGVYVGDTINDGLFIENYRRRYGREFGFVMVGREVRDVNQFLEELLEGEQT
- a CDS encoding TIGR01177 family methyltransferase, producing the protein MLYLEILGNLPDMAKDEVKAMLELAGGEIVNQDYLFLKINADERAFPYLDRLGLAHEYGMLIVEADSVEELLDKAREVEWPIKGTFKVDTETMANCRHNVLDLPRKLGAVIHAQGFKVNLSKPDTLVRVYCGERLYAGIRLRFFDPKDFEKRKAHHRPFFRPISLHPRVSRALVNLTKARRELLDPMMGAGGILMEAGLLGLRVYGVDIRPEMVEGAEMNLRHYGIRDYILKLGDATRLGELFDKKFEAVATDPPYGTSATLAGRKRDELYRRVLESIYEVLEDGGRLAIAFPTSFDGKAEAERIGFKTLGRYYQRVHKSLERYFYVFEK